The following coding sequences lie in one Thalassoglobus polymorphus genomic window:
- a CDS encoding dihydrodipicolinate synthase family protein, with the protein MAQQRLAGIFTPNLVPYDSNQEINEGELRKYVDWLIERGVHGLYPNGSTGEFTRFTLEERKRIVAIIADQTRGRVPILAGAAEANVRETLKACEYYASLGVRAVAIVAPFYYKLSPASVYAYFREIGRNTPIDVTLYNIPMFASPIDVPTVQRLSEECERIVAIKDSSGEIPHMIRMIQAVRPNRPEFSFLTGWDAALMPMLLVGCDGGTNASSGVVPEVTRKLYDLTLSGQIEQARKIQYDLVTLFDTMIYQAEFPDGFRAAVELRGFQMGRGRQPLSDEQLADLSTLSRTLQCMLSEHGFTDQPVGGCPLPAGQSGSPGANEPDVNEIVGTVVSELKRRGLIS; encoded by the coding sequence ATGGCTCAACAGCGACTTGCAGGGATTTTTACCCCAAATCTGGTTCCTTACGACTCCAATCAGGAGATCAACGAAGGGGAATTGCGTAAGTACGTCGACTGGTTGATCGAGCGGGGCGTTCACGGATTGTATCCGAACGGTTCGACCGGCGAGTTCACGCGCTTCACCCTGGAAGAGCGAAAGCGGATCGTCGCGATCATCGCTGACCAAACTCGTGGTCGAGTGCCGATTCTGGCAGGAGCCGCAGAGGCGAATGTCCGGGAAACTTTAAAAGCCTGCGAATACTACGCCAGCCTGGGCGTGCGTGCTGTCGCGATTGTGGCTCCGTTCTATTACAAGCTCAGCCCTGCATCTGTTTATGCGTACTTTCGGGAGATTGGTCGCAACACGCCGATCGATGTCACGCTTTACAACATTCCGATGTTTGCCAGCCCGATTGATGTCCCGACTGTGCAGCGGCTCAGTGAAGAATGCGAGCGAATTGTCGCCATTAAAGACTCTTCGGGGGAAATCCCCCATATGATCAGGATGATTCAGGCGGTCCGTCCGAATCGACCTGAGTTCAGCTTCCTGACCGGTTGGGATGCCGCATTGATGCCGATGCTTCTTGTCGGATGTGATGGCGGTACGAACGCGTCGAGCGGAGTGGTGCCGGAAGTGACTCGCAAGTTGTACGATCTAACCCTCTCTGGGCAAATCGAACAGGCACGAAAGATTCAGTACGATCTGGTCACGCTGTTTGACACGATGATCTATCAAGCGGAGTTTCCCGATGGGTTCCGCGCAGCTGTCGAGTTGCGTGGGTTTCAGATGGGGCGTGGACGGCAACCTCTCTCCGATGAACAACTCGCTGACCTTTCGACACTCAGCCGAACCTTGCAGTGTATGTTGTCTGAACATGGATTTACCGATCAGCCGGTGGGCGGATGTCCACTTCCGGCCGGGCAGTCAGGTTCTCCTGGCGCGAATGAGCCCGACGTAAATGAGATTGTCGGGACCGTTGTTTCCGAGCTGAAACGTCGCGGATTGATCTCTTAA
- a CDS encoding 2Fe-2S iron-sulfur cluster-binding protein, translating into MPTVTFTNLKKKKIVVPEGANLRREAHKNGVSMHEGIHQVLNCHGNGMCGSCRVRIVSGEENLKRKKWWEKVLLLLNPMWLFARIGHEDEMTLACQTRVMGDCEVESTPPMNWSGEEFWV; encoded by the coding sequence ATGCCCACCGTTACATTCACGAATCTGAAAAAGAAGAAAATCGTCGTCCCAGAAGGAGCGAATCTTCGCCGTGAAGCTCACAAAAACGGTGTTTCGATGCACGAAGGCATTCACCAGGTCCTCAATTGCCATGGCAACGGGATGTGTGGCAGTTGCCGAGTTCGCATTGTTTCCGGCGAAGAAAACCTGAAACGCAAAAAGTGGTGGGAAAAAGTCTTGCTGCTGCTTAACCCGATGTGGTTATTCGCTCGAATCGGACACGAAGATGAGATGACCCTCGCATGTCAGACCCGCGTTATGGGTGACTGCGAAGTGGAATCGACTCCGCCGATGAACTGGAGCGGCGAAGAATTCTGGGTGTAA
- a CDS encoding glutamate mutase L, with the protein MAQLNPDEINVILATDCGSTTTKAILIQKVDGVYRQTHRGEAPTTVEEPVADVTVGVMNAATEVGELAGRRLVDDDGNIIRPATENEGCDIYISTSSAGGGLQVLVTGVVREMSAASAERAALGAGAIVLDLIASNDRRRPHEQIQRIRELRPDMVVMAGGTDGGTEKHVVQIAELIAPAKPKPRFGNTYQLPIIFAGNKEAAAKVQETFDESIALSIVDNVRPTLEFENLEPARDEIHDLFLEHVMAHAPGYERLMKLTDAPIMPTPGAVGNILQQIAKAKGINCVGVDIGGATTDVFSVFDGADGKPVFNRTVSANLGMSYSISNVCSETGMENVLRWVGQAMDERELRNRVKNKMIRPTTIPQSAEALEFEQAVAREALRLAYLQHKEFATTLKGIQQQRTVGDTFSQEGGGRSIVNNLKLNLLVASGGVLSHAPQMSQTAQMMIDSFEPEGITELAKDSIFMMPHLGVLASVHPQAAIEVFERDCLIQLGTVIAPKGTGKPGKKCFSYRITGESLNESGEIAVGDYVVFELGLDHTAKVELNPSRGFDLGNGAGKSVEATVRGGTVGLILDGRGRPIWPV; encoded by the coding sequence ATGGCTCAACTGAACCCTGATGAGATCAATGTCATTCTTGCGACCGACTGCGGAAGCACGACGACGAAAGCAATTCTGATTCAAAAAGTCGATGGAGTTTACAGGCAAACTCATCGTGGCGAAGCTCCAACGACGGTTGAAGAGCCGGTTGCGGATGTCACAGTCGGCGTCATGAATGCTGCCACGGAAGTCGGTGAACTGGCGGGTCGGCGACTCGTTGACGACGACGGCAACATCATTCGGCCTGCGACTGAAAACGAAGGCTGCGATATCTACATCTCAACTTCGAGTGCCGGAGGTGGTCTGCAGGTTCTGGTGACAGGCGTGGTCCGTGAAATGTCGGCAGCCAGTGCGGAGCGGGCTGCTCTGGGAGCGGGAGCCATTGTGCTCGACCTGATTGCGTCGAATGATCGGCGTCGTCCACATGAGCAGATTCAGCGAATCCGTGAGCTGCGTCCGGACATGGTTGTGATGGCTGGCGGGACCGATGGCGGAACCGAGAAACATGTCGTTCAGATTGCGGAATTGATTGCACCGGCGAAACCTAAGCCACGCTTTGGAAACACCTATCAGTTGCCGATTATCTTCGCAGGGAATAAAGAAGCGGCAGCGAAGGTTCAGGAAACCTTTGACGAATCGATCGCACTCTCAATTGTTGACAATGTGCGGCCAACGTTGGAGTTCGAAAATCTGGAGCCAGCCAGAGATGAAATTCACGATCTGTTTCTCGAACATGTGATGGCTCATGCTCCGGGCTATGAGCGACTGATGAAACTGACCGATGCTCCAATCATGCCTACGCCGGGAGCTGTGGGGAATATCTTGCAGCAGATCGCTAAGGCAAAAGGGATCAATTGCGTTGGCGTCGATATTGGAGGAGCGACGACGGATGTGTTCAGCGTGTTTGACGGAGCTGACGGTAAGCCAGTCTTCAACCGTACGGTGAGTGCGAATTTGGGGATGAGCTATTCCATCTCGAATGTCTGTTCAGAAACGGGGATGGAGAATGTCCTCCGCTGGGTAGGGCAGGCGATGGATGAACGTGAGCTGCGGAATCGGGTGAAGAACAAAATGATTCGCCCGACGACGATTCCGCAATCGGCAGAGGCTCTTGAGTTTGAACAGGCTGTCGCTCGCGAAGCATTGCGGTTGGCGTATTTACAGCACAAGGAATTTGCGACAACTCTCAAAGGGATTCAGCAGCAACGGACTGTTGGTGATACGTTCTCTCAGGAAGGAGGAGGGCGTTCGATTGTCAATAATCTGAAATTGAATCTGCTCGTCGCTTCAGGAGGAGTCCTTTCTCATGCTCCTCAAATGTCACAGACCGCTCAGATGATGATCGACTCCTTCGAGCCAGAGGGGATCACGGAACTTGCGAAGGATAGCATCTTCATGATGCCGCACTTGGGTGTGTTAGCGTCCGTTCATCCGCAGGCAGCGATTGAAGTCTTCGAGCGAGATTGCCTGATTCAATTGGGGACAGTCATTGCTCCGAAGGGGACTGGAAAGCCGGGCAAGAAGTGCTTCAGCTACCGAATCACTGGCGAAAGTTTGAACGAGTCAGGCGAGATCGCTGTTGGTGATTACGTGGTGTTCGAATTGGGGCTTGATCATACGGCAAAGGTCGAGCTGAATCCGTCGCGCGGATTTGATCTTGGAAACGGAGCTGGTAAGAGTGTCGAAGCGACTGTTCGCGGTGGAACAGTCGGACTGATTCTTGATGGACGCGGACGCCCAATCTGGCCAGTCTGA
- a CDS encoding WD40 repeat domain-containing protein: MSLHSIGLFASLCLILCLLGCGSGGDSSDPYGREDAPPATAESSGGGGGGSSSTGGSASKFDSAKANEYIRSTVEYLNGMSNEYESLAGSGEQQVELKRTEQLYQLMNPLSRKAMALPSPDVSEAQKLKSSSLESLLEAIKRAQIAELHFARKYNTSGFGFMSFGSNRGHEISHGIGIAKKLLVHFQTNLPVAEKLTTGAPPTIGGPPATNRSFGYLHSVKLDPAEYRSVHDRTGSAEMIPWRLRVDAAVQPYEIDEATVVEIDAPSADVTGTAFYTPMKVLHPLMPSLHVGLGLNELPSHNRQIWSLEPKQRRGIVKKIQLQKSQLMALSADGLLFAARPENTSIIGLFDVKKGSAIGQIDKEFAPGETGSLFFAADNRLVYYDRSELSVWTTPDLKLERTIEIPTSAISRSWNPGHPFAISPGGRYFAAPGNKNFQNDIRFYDLTTGETAAQISLSGIGTIRFIATSFSLDGKKLAVLLEGPWNTWIQVWEVASGQLLASYTKDAQLSRAVDGDTKYQGPAVDWFPDGRRILLYGKGIFDTQTGQGTRLISSTVRYRVKPIGGDKIGVLQKKQFVAFDLNEIPANPTRWEAEQIKTEVVAADNPFATVTEGDKPSALKLKRENSKLIEPVSEAIWDVTPDPAEIAATPPVKIDGLPAENLHHAVITRNRMSAVLGYTDKQMRIWNGEVRDSDTMKSWVFACPLNGSGTKNRFDFSFPSGFMAASPTGEKILTRDFDGFNRFDIWNTNEKKHIAGFIPYGQGRSDGGAPILWADFIDEDRVLTATAGQISCWNVSTHESLYEIPIRSLNSWPVFSPNGKYLAVLGKQSLSLINTETGNIEGYLPSLGLNGELTSIAFNAQGDKIAVNSSPNGGGEIAILGVDSGVVETTFPIPLSGSQLTWPQADFLLVDGGYCVSIEKQAVAWIYQLNGVRVQSGPGEMQFYLSQEKYREPMTLQSESLPTAETINALATKDPPNEIALSSGGTIAMDIQVLVPPGSSNFAADVKESLRSKFAENNITVDPSAKLKLVVRGSQGKTGGGISIGRIGPSFSDRSDIDEERVTWTLSIIQDNQTLWQRSISANNTGGIDLDEGVTGEAAINQATQQLKAKMWEKATSILLNFNVPKYVFGPESGKGLGSTQLGAK; encoded by the coding sequence ATGTCATTGCACTCCATCGGTCTATTCGCCTCCCTGTGCCTGATCCTTTGCCTTCTTGGATGTGGCAGCGGCGGTGACTCCTCCGATCCATATGGTCGCGAAGATGCCCCACCAGCTACGGCCGAATCTTCTGGAGGAGGAGGAGGAGGAAGCAGTAGCACTGGCGGATCAGCAAGCAAGTTCGATTCCGCCAAAGCGAACGAATACATCCGCAGTACAGTCGAATATCTGAACGGGATGAGCAACGAATACGAAAGCCTTGCCGGGAGCGGAGAACAGCAAGTTGAGCTGAAGCGAACCGAGCAACTTTACCAGCTCATGAATCCTCTTTCTCGAAAAGCAATGGCGCTTCCAAGTCCAGATGTGAGCGAAGCTCAAAAGCTGAAATCGAGTTCGCTGGAAAGTCTCCTTGAAGCGATCAAGCGTGCTCAAATCGCAGAACTCCACTTCGCGAGGAAATACAACACGAGTGGTTTTGGATTCATGTCATTCGGTTCAAATCGGGGACATGAAATCAGCCACGGGATAGGCATCGCCAAGAAGCTTCTCGTTCACTTTCAGACAAACTTACCAGTCGCTGAGAAGCTCACAACAGGCGCACCACCAACAATTGGTGGACCTCCTGCGACAAACCGCTCCTTCGGGTACCTGCACAGTGTGAAACTCGACCCCGCAGAATATCGGAGCGTCCATGATCGCACAGGATCTGCAGAAATGATTCCGTGGCGATTACGCGTCGACGCAGCTGTTCAACCGTACGAGATTGACGAAGCGACCGTTGTCGAAATCGATGCCCCTTCAGCGGACGTGACAGGCACCGCCTTCTACACTCCGATGAAAGTCCTCCATCCGCTGATGCCATCACTCCATGTGGGACTCGGACTCAATGAACTCCCTTCGCACAACCGACAGATCTGGAGCCTCGAACCCAAACAGCGTCGCGGGATTGTCAAAAAAATCCAGTTGCAAAAAAGCCAACTCATGGCTCTGAGTGCCGATGGATTGCTCTTTGCTGCACGACCCGAAAACACTTCGATCATCGGCCTGTTTGACGTCAAGAAAGGTAGTGCGATTGGACAAATCGACAAAGAGTTCGCCCCCGGTGAAACCGGGTCACTCTTTTTCGCAGCGGATAATCGACTGGTCTACTACGACCGTTCAGAACTCTCAGTCTGGACGACCCCGGACTTAAAGTTGGAACGAACGATTGAGATTCCGACCTCAGCAATTAGTCGCTCGTGGAACCCCGGACATCCATTCGCAATCAGCCCGGGTGGCCGTTATTTCGCAGCCCCGGGAAACAAAAATTTCCAGAATGATATTCGATTTTACGATCTGACCACGGGTGAGACAGCCGCTCAGATTTCATTGTCCGGGATTGGAACGATCCGATTTATCGCCACCAGTTTTTCTCTTGATGGAAAAAAACTGGCTGTCCTTCTCGAAGGCCCGTGGAACACCTGGATTCAAGTCTGGGAAGTCGCGTCTGGTCAGCTTCTCGCCTCTTACACTAAAGATGCACAACTGAGCCGTGCTGTGGATGGAGACACCAAGTACCAAGGCCCCGCAGTAGACTGGTTCCCCGATGGGCGTCGCATTCTGCTGTACGGGAAAGGAATCTTTGATACACAAACCGGACAGGGAACCCGCCTGATTTCATCCACGGTTCGCTACCGAGTTAAACCAATCGGTGGCGATAAAATTGGCGTCTTGCAGAAGAAGCAGTTCGTCGCATTCGACCTCAACGAAATCCCTGCGAATCCAACTCGCTGGGAAGCAGAACAAATCAAAACAGAAGTCGTCGCGGCCGACAATCCATTTGCAACCGTCACCGAAGGAGACAAACCTTCGGCACTCAAACTGAAACGAGAGAACTCAAAACTGATCGAGCCAGTCTCCGAAGCGATCTGGGACGTTACTCCCGACCCTGCAGAAATCGCTGCGACTCCGCCTGTGAAAATCGATGGTCTCCCCGCTGAGAACCTGCACCACGCTGTGATCACTCGAAACCGCATGAGCGCTGTGCTGGGGTATACCGATAAGCAGATGAGAATCTGGAACGGAGAAGTCCGAGATTCCGACACAATGAAAAGCTGGGTCTTTGCTTGCCCACTGAATGGATCGGGAACGAAGAATCGCTTTGATTTCTCCTTTCCATCTGGCTTCATGGCAGCTTCCCCCACTGGGGAGAAAATCCTGACGCGAGACTTCGATGGCTTCAATCGATTTGACATCTGGAATACGAACGAGAAAAAACACATCGCCGGCTTCATCCCTTACGGTCAGGGCCGCAGTGATGGCGGAGCCCCAATTCTCTGGGCAGACTTCATTGATGAAGACCGCGTATTGACCGCCACAGCAGGTCAGATTTCCTGCTGGAATGTTTCCACACATGAATCGCTCTACGAAATCCCAATTCGCTCTCTGAATTCCTGGCCAGTCTTCAGCCCGAACGGAAAATATCTCGCCGTACTTGGCAAGCAATCCTTATCGCTGATCAACACCGAGACTGGAAACATTGAAGGCTACTTGCCTTCCTTAGGCTTGAATGGCGAGCTCACCTCAATTGCGTTCAATGCACAGGGAGACAAAATTGCGGTCAACAGTTCACCGAATGGTGGCGGCGAAATCGCAATTCTCGGCGTCGACTCCGGAGTGGTTGAAACGACGTTTCCAATTCCTCTCTCCGGAAGCCAGTTGACCTGGCCGCAGGCAGACTTCCTGCTCGTCGATGGTGGTTACTGCGTTTCAATTGAAAAACAGGCCGTCGCCTGGATTTACCAACTCAACGGAGTTCGCGTGCAATCCGGCCCCGGTGAAATGCAGTTCTACTTGTCGCAAGAGAAATACCGCGAACCGATGACCCTTCAATCAGAAAGTCTACCGACCGCGGAAACGATCAATGCTCTGGCAACCAAAGATCCACCGAACGAAATCGCCCTTTCTTCGGGCGGGACCATCGCAATGGATATTCAGGTTCTTGTTCCTCCAGGAAGCAGTAACTTTGCCGCTGACGTGAAAGAATCGCTGCGGTCGAAATTTGCGGAAAACAATATCACCGTGGATCCGTCCGCCAAGCTGAAATTGGTCGTCCGAGGAAGCCAGGGAAAAACGGGTGGCGGCATCAGCATTGGAAGAATTGGCCCGTCGTTCAGCGATCGTTCAGACATCGACGAAGAACGAGTCACCTGGACACTTTCTATCATTCAAGATAACCAGACTCTCTGGCAACGATCTATCTCTGCCAACAACACAGGAGGCATTGATCTCGACGAGGGCGTGACGGGGGAAGCTGCCATCAATCAGGCCACTCAGCAACTCAAAGCCAAGATGTGGGAGAAGGCAACTTCCATTCTGTTGAATTTCAACGTCCCCAAATACGTCTTCGGACCAGAATCCGGAAAAGGACTCGGCAGCACGCAACTCGGAGCAAAGTAA
- a CDS encoding hsp70 family protein produces the protein MTAEPQVETAAESRFVVGIDLGTTNSALCFVDTQQDNWQVETFAVPQLVAPGQVESRETLPSFHYQAAQDEFSENSLSMPWDDSNASEVVGLFAREQGKLVPGRVIESAKSWLCHAGVDRTSPLLPWHGSSEVEMLSPVDVSSKYLSHLRDAWNAAHPDAPLEAQDVVVTLPASFDEVARELTIEAARKAGLNRVLLIEEPQAAFYAWINSNSENWAELVSPGQTILVCDIGGGTSDFTLIRVRSDEDQKVQFHRVAVGDHLILGGDNLDLALAQHVEQKLDQTGKLSPRQWGSLIRICRHAKETLLSPDAPESYSISLSGGGSKLIGGGLQCELKRDEVHELLISGFFPEAALSEKPQQVRSGFQEFGLPYAADAGITRYLAAFLSDHVQEDADQQFGATRPDVVLFNGGAFLSPLIQERIVHQIKTWFRGDDSDWAPNILENERHDLAVSRGAAYYGMVRRGKGVRIAAGLPRTYYLGVGVEEDGEAQLQALTLMPAGAEPGFEAELDDFEFDLRVASPVEFPLFYSSTRLTDSPGELIEIEREQMSALPPIRTVLRSRKEKAAVTIPVVVHAKLNEIGTLQLWCSEEEGSRSWQLQFDVRSATQTDLEGHTGEGEAAGVLDQQVLDAAAIVIQNSFGRKASEKPSGIAKRLARTLQMSKEDWPPSLLRKMWDELMECEASRSLSADHESRWLNLLGYSLRPGFGVAMDDWRVMEVWKGLKGKLNFTGSTSLTEWWILWRRIAGGLPTGQQIALALPVVTNMRDKVKKYQRALELEAEMDEADRKKRPGKRNKRRLLGRGNTHEVSESWRMIGSFERLPLKMKIEAGDLALATLEEHDSKAIEPALLWTIGRLGARQPFYGPLNGVVPIEVVENWINQLMIPRKTTTERRFAVMQLARKTGDRYRDISDSLREKIVVWLTEQKSTTHFIELVQSGGQLGSREEEMAFGESLPVGLGLRKSI, from the coding sequence ATGACTGCTGAACCCCAAGTAGAGACCGCCGCCGAAAGCCGCTTTGTCGTTGGAATTGACCTCGGCACTACCAACTCCGCCCTCTGTTTTGTTGATACCCAGCAAGACAACTGGCAGGTCGAAACCTTTGCTGTGCCACAACTTGTGGCTCCGGGGCAAGTCGAATCCCGCGAAACGCTGCCATCGTTTCACTATCAGGCTGCTCAGGACGAATTCAGTGAGAACTCGCTCTCGATGCCTTGGGACGACAGCAACGCATCTGAAGTCGTCGGTCTGTTTGCTCGTGAGCAAGGCAAGCTTGTTCCCGGTCGAGTCATTGAATCCGCCAAATCCTGGCTGTGCCATGCGGGGGTTGATCGAACTTCTCCCCTGCTCCCCTGGCACGGTTCCTCTGAAGTCGAAATGCTCTCGCCGGTTGATGTCAGTTCAAAGTATCTGAGCCATCTTCGAGATGCCTGGAACGCCGCTCATCCCGACGCTCCACTTGAAGCACAGGATGTCGTTGTCACGCTGCCCGCATCGTTTGATGAAGTCGCCCGGGAACTGACCATCGAAGCAGCCAGAAAAGCAGGCCTCAACCGCGTTCTTCTCATTGAAGAACCACAAGCTGCCTTCTACGCCTGGATCAATTCCAATAGTGAAAACTGGGCCGAACTCGTTTCTCCCGGCCAAACAATTTTAGTCTGTGACATCGGTGGCGGAACATCCGACTTCACATTGATTCGCGTGCGCAGCGACGAAGATCAAAAAGTTCAGTTCCATCGCGTCGCTGTCGGAGATCACCTCATCCTCGGAGGAGACAACCTCGATCTTGCTCTGGCTCAACATGTCGAACAGAAACTCGATCAGACAGGCAAGCTCTCGCCCCGTCAGTGGGGAAGTTTGATTCGCATTTGCCGACACGCTAAAGAAACCCTCCTCAGCCCCGATGCTCCTGAATCTTACTCCATCTCACTTTCCGGCGGTGGATCAAAATTGATCGGCGGTGGACTGCAATGTGAATTGAAGCGAGACGAAGTCCACGAGCTTCTGATCTCCGGGTTCTTTCCCGAAGCAGCCCTGTCTGAAAAGCCGCAACAAGTTCGCTCCGGCTTTCAGGAGTTCGGACTCCCCTACGCCGCCGATGCTGGGATCACTCGTTACCTGGCAGCCTTTCTTTCCGATCATGTTCAAGAGGATGCCGACCAACAATTTGGAGCGACCCGCCCCGATGTTGTTTTATTCAACGGTGGAGCATTCCTCTCACCGCTCATCCAAGAGCGAATCGTTCATCAAATCAAGACATGGTTCCGCGGCGACGACAGCGACTGGGCTCCTAACATTTTAGAGAACGAACGGCACGACCTCGCAGTCTCGCGCGGAGCGGCATACTACGGCATGGTGCGACGGGGCAAGGGTGTCCGCATCGCAGCTGGGCTACCTCGAACATACTATCTGGGAGTCGGCGTCGAAGAAGATGGCGAAGCTCAGCTTCAGGCACTCACACTGATGCCAGCAGGTGCGGAACCTGGCTTCGAAGCAGAACTCGACGATTTCGAATTCGACTTGCGAGTCGCCTCTCCAGTCGAGTTTCCACTCTTCTATTCGAGCACACGGCTCACCGATTCCCCTGGTGAACTGATCGAAATTGAGCGAGAGCAAATGTCGGCCCTCCCGCCGATTCGAACGGTACTCCGTTCGCGAAAAGAAAAAGCAGCGGTCACCATTCCGGTGGTCGTGCATGCCAAGCTGAACGAAATCGGAACCTTGCAACTCTGGTGCAGCGAAGAAGAAGGCAGCCGCTCCTGGCAATTGCAGTTCGACGTCCGCTCCGCCACTCAAACCGATCTGGAAGGCCATACCGGTGAGGGTGAGGCAGCAGGAGTTCTGGATCAACAAGTTCTCGATGCCGCCGCGATTGTCATCCAGAATTCATTCGGTCGTAAAGCATCTGAAAAGCCAAGCGGGATCGCGAAACGTCTCGCCCGGACATTGCAGATGTCGAAGGAAGACTGGCCTCCGTCACTGCTCCGAAAAATGTGGGACGAACTGATGGAGTGCGAAGCTTCTCGCAGCCTGAGTGCGGACCACGAATCCCGTTGGCTCAACCTGCTGGGCTACTCGTTGCGTCCCGGGTTCGGTGTCGCCATGGATGACTGGCGTGTGATGGAAGTCTGGAAGGGGCTCAAGGGAAAACTCAATTTCACCGGCTCCACTTCGCTCACCGAGTGGTGGATTCTCTGGAGACGAATCGCTGGCGGTCTGCCAACAGGACAACAAATCGCTCTCGCGTTGCCTGTGGTGACGAACATGCGAGATAAAGTCAAAAAGTATCAGCGCGCCCTCGAACTCGAAGCCGAGATGGATGAAGCTGACAGGAAAAAACGACCCGGCAAAAGGAACAAAAGGCGACTCCTCGGACGTGGGAACACTCACGAAGTTTCCGAATCGTGGAGAATGATCGGCTCTTTCGAACGCTTGCCACTGAAGATGAAAATTGAAGCGGGTGATCTCGCCCTGGCAACGCTGGAGGAACACGACAGCAAGGCAATTGAACCGGCGCTGCTGTGGACCATTGGTCGACTCGGAGCACGTCAACCGTTTTACGGTCCGCTCAATGGAGTTGTTCCTATCGAAGTCGTTGAAAACTGGATCAATCAGCTGATGATCCCGAGAAAAACAACAACCGAACGACGCTTTGCCGTCATGCAGCTCGCACGCAAAACTGGCGACCGCTACCGCGACATCAGCGATTCATTGCGGGAAAAAATCGTTGTCTGGCTCACCGAACAGAAGTCGACAACACACTTCATTGAACTCGTACAATCGGGTGGTCAACTCGGCAGCCGTGAAGAAGAAATGGCCTTCGGCGAGTCGCTTCCCGTCGGGCTGGGACTTCGAAAATCAATCTAA
- a CDS encoding lysylphosphatidylglycerol synthase transmembrane domain-containing protein, with protein sequence MAGKTPFYKTKTFTLTAGILIAVVCMWLAVRPLFDNEDAWNQVVNAFQQADYRSLPLIWGTLIVFYWLKAWRWRIMLAPVGNYRPVKDLLPPIMIGFSLNNVLPARIGEVARCFVFSKQQKVPFSVAVSSLVLERFFDLIAVLFYLGIGLVFIEGVDPKIQQQAWVLAGLSVIGVFTGLAYVMFTAPFVAFVEKVAHSLRIIPHGLTDKVCRLLEKGAQGMSALKSARLVFFMLGISLVKWGLNCLLIGLSLWSFGLPTNPTIAMVLTGVVAIGVALFPSPGYFGVMQLCFAAVLLLFVKGEKGEAAIFASSIYYHMTQYVPVTIVGLIYFVKSGLTLHEVEEKKEERDLVKAATPEIA encoded by the coding sequence ATGGCCGGCAAGACGCCGTTTTACAAGACGAAAACATTCACACTGACGGCCGGAATCCTGATTGCTGTCGTTTGCATGTGGCTGGCAGTCCGTCCACTGTTCGATAATGAAGACGCCTGGAATCAGGTCGTCAACGCTTTTCAGCAGGCGGACTATCGCTCCCTGCCACTCATCTGGGGAACGTTGATTGTCTTCTACTGGCTCAAAGCCTGGCGCTGGCGAATCATGCTCGCCCCCGTCGGTAATTATCGCCCGGTCAAAGATTTGCTCCCGCCGATCATGATCGGATTTTCGTTGAACAACGTATTGCCTGCCAGAATCGGAGAAGTCGCTCGCTGCTTTGTCTTTTCGAAACAACAGAAAGTTCCGTTTTCGGTCGCTGTGTCGAGCCTCGTCCTCGAACGTTTCTTTGACCTCATCGCGGTGCTGTTCTATCTCGGCATCGGCTTGGTTTTCATCGAAGGTGTCGACCCGAAAATCCAGCAACAGGCCTGGGTTCTGGCCGGACTCTCCGTGATCGGCGTCTTCACTGGTCTGGCTTACGTGATGTTCACAGCGCCGTTTGTGGCCTTCGTGGAAAAAGTCGCGCACTCGCTGCGCATCATTCCTCACGGGCTGACAGACAAAGTCTGCCGGCTTCTTGAAAAAGGGGCGCAGGGAATGTCCGCACTCAAGAGTGCTCGACTGGTTTTCTTTATGCTGGGAATTTCCCTCGTCAAATGGGGCCTGAACTGTTTACTGATTGGACTCTCCTTATGGAGTTTCGGCCTTCCGACGAATCCGACAATCGCCATGGTGCTGACCGGTGTCGTCGCGATTGGCGTCGCGTTGTTCCCTTCACCCGGATACTTCGGAGTCATGCAACTCTGTTTCGCCGCTGTGCTTCTGTTGTTCGTTAAAGGCGAAAAAGGAGAAGCTGCCATCTTTGCCTCATCGATTTACTACCACATGACGCAATATGTCCCGGTCACGATCGTTGGGTTGATCTACTTCGTCAAATCCGGCCTGACGCTTCACGAGGTCGAAGAGAAAAAAGAAGAACGCGATTTAGTCAAAGCTGCAACTCCAGAGATCGCCTGA